In Deltaproteobacteria bacterium, the genomic window TGGAAAACAGCGGCCCAACGGCTCGAACGATTTTGTTCGGCCGCGCGAATCAGCGCGCGGTCGGACAAATCGGGCGAGGCGCTCCGCGCAACTCGCCGTTCGGGCGCGCGCAGCGCGACGCGAACAATTATTATACTGGATCGGGTTATTCCTTCGATTTATGGTTAATGATATTATATTTTAACCAAAAAAACAAATAGTTATGAAGGAAAATCTTATTGACTGCCGTAATTGATCCGTAATTATACAGAATCCGTATATTATAGGCAGGACCTTATGTGAGTCTGCTTTCACGAAAGCTATACCCATGTCAGGCGGGACATGACGACAGCACCGAAAAGCCCACTTGATCTCCTCCGGGAAGGATCACCCAAATCCATTTTTTTCTGCCCCTATTTCTGCCTCCTGGGATGAGAGGTATGACCGGGCGTGAGCCGGGTGAGGGGGCGAATCTGACAAATCCCAATCCTACCAGCGGGCTTTCGGCTTGTGCCAGGGATTTTTCCGGGCTACTTCTTCCCTAAGCTCCGTTCCCCAGCCCGGCCCCGTTGGAATCTTCATGTAACCATCCTTAATCTCCGGCAGATGGGTAACGAGTTCCTCCCTCAGCGGAACGTCATCGACATCAATCTCCAGGATCCGGACATTGGGCAGCACGGCACAGAGGCTCGCGCTGATGAACGTCGATAGATGACTGTAATAGTTATGGGGCGCGACGTTGAACTCAAAGATCTGGGCGAGGTCGCCGACTTTCTTGGACTGACTAAAACCCATCCAGGCGGCATCCACCATGAAAACATCGGCACATCGTGCCTGGAAATAGGGAAGATAGTCCTGCATGTAGATCTGGTTCTCGCCGGTGCATATCTTCGTGCTCGTCGAGTCCTTGATCTGCCGGAGGGCTTCCGGATGGTACATGTCTATCTCCAGCCAGAGCAGGTTATAGGGCTCCAGGTTCTTAGCGATACGCATGCAACTCTCGGGCTTAAAGTTGAAATTCAGGTCGAGGCAGATGTCCACCTCCGGTCCCACCGCCTCCCGGAATGTACCGATCAGGGTCTCAATATGCTTCAGCATGCTGTTGGACGCCACCTGATCCGTGGATTCAGCCCGGCCCAAGCCTCCTCCAAAGCCGTCGAAATGCACGCGGGCAGGATCTCCCGGGAAGACGATGTTGGTCTTGAGAGCGGTATAGCCCCTGCGGACAACTTCCTTCCCAAGCTCCGCAATATCGCCCATGGTCCTTATGGGGGGAGTTCCCATTTCAGGATACAGCGCCCTCGTCGTGCCGCAATGAGACCAGTATAATCTTACTTTGTCCCGGGTAGGACCGCCGAACAACTCCACCACCGATATGCCCAGAGCCCTGGCCTTGATGTCCAGGAGCGCGAGCTCGACACCGGCGATGGCCTTGGCGCGGATTCCCAGCGGTTCGGCAATCGCACGGCGCGACATGTCCCAGAATCTCATCTCGTAGGCCCTCGGGTCTGTGCCAATGATGACAGGCTTCAGGTCCTCTATGGCGCCTGCCATGGCAAAAGGGCTCCGGGAAACACTGCATTCACCATAGCCGGTAATACCCTCGTCCGTCTCGACCTTGACGAAAATCCAGGGTCGCCAGCCTGCATCCACGATGAAGCTTTCCACGTTGGTGATCTTCATTTTCTTTCCTCCCTGGGCGAAAAATTCTCCAGCTATGTTAGTTGGACCTTTCGGGCTTCGACTTGCGGATTTTCTTAAAAGACTAATATCCCTTCTGCTTATCCACCGCGTGCAAAAATTTCTTCCCTGCCAGAT contains:
- a CDS encoding mandelate racemase/muconate lactonizing enzyme family protein, producing MKITNVESFIVDAGWRPWIFVKVETDEGITGYGECSVSRSPFAMAGAIEDLKPVIIGTDPRAYEMRFWDMSRRAIAEPLGIRAKAIAGVELALLDIKARALGISVVELFGGPTRDKVRLYWSHCGTTRALYPEMGTPPIRTMGDIAELGKEVVRRGYTALKTNIVFPGDPARVHFDGFGGGLGRAESTDQVASNSMLKHIETLIGTFREAVGPEVDICLDLNFNFKPESCMRIAKNLEPYNLLWLEIDMYHPEALRQIKDSTSTKICTGENQIYMQDYLPYFQARCADVFMVDAAWMGFSQSKKVGDLAQIFEFNVAPHNYYSHLSTFISASLCAVLPNVRILEIDVDDVPLREELVTHLPEIKDGYMKIPTGPGWGTELREEVARKNPWHKPKARW